In the Cydia amplana chromosome 14, ilCydAmpl1.1, whole genome shotgun sequence genome, one interval contains:
- the LOC134653786 gene encoding ommochrome-binding protein-like — MELLLLIILITTTETFVRNTPEYFEKHQCYLKEVLASIPHIPNQLAVHTKTNTLYFSSDVDGEYVPLILNIDSKDLKLIKGVKDAYAIASNNIDDEIYFGGSNGIHRYRPVDKTLTSLAITNLDIWWLYFKKNLYFIQFPHLNVYVYKDRTIKVVSQLRNTQVNQFVFDGEGYIFFVNVSGLYGVKKFSHQHILLRAKPQFLGMASDNKGTVFVSSDSAIYVVNTTDQKVKRVVRVPGVMAMAFDNENHLIYSDGQELVRLLAVTETNEDGDTYLCN; from the coding sequence ATGGAATTACTGCTCCTTATCATTCTTATAACAACCACCGAAACATTTGTAAGAAATACACCAGAATATTTTGAAAAGCATCAATGCTATTTAAAAGAAGTGTTAGCCAGCATTCCCCACATCCCAAATCAACTGGCCGTTCACACGAAGACAAATACATTGTACTTCAGTTCCGACGTCGATGGTGAATACGTGCCTCTGATACTCAATATTGACAGTAAAGACCTCAAGCTTATCAAAGGCGTTAAGGACGCTTATGCTATAGCCAGCAACAACATTGATGACGAAATATACTTCGGAGGAAGCAACGGCATCCACAGATACCGACCTGTCGATAAAACTCTTACGAGCTTAGCAATCACGAATTTAGATATCTGGTGGCTATATTTCAAGAAAAACCTATACTTCATCCAGTTCCCTCATTTAAATGTGTACGTGTACAAAGATAGGACGATTAAGGTAGTGAGCCAACTGAGAAATACGCAAGTGAATCAATTTGTTTTTGACGGAGAAGGGTACATTTTTTTCGTGAACGTCTCTGGACTGTATGGTGTCAAGAAATTTTCACATCAGCATATCTTATTGCGCGCTAAGCCTCAGTTTTTAGGCATGGCGTCGGATAATAAAGGCACAGTGTTTGTGAGCAGTGACAGTGCTATATACGTAGTGAATACGACTGATCAGAAAGTTAAGCGGGTAGTGCGTGTCCCTGGAGTGATGGCGATGGCGTTTGATAATGAGAACCATTTGATCTACTCGGATGGTCAGGAGTTGGTGCGACTGTTGGCGGTGACTGAAACAAATGAAGATGGTGACACGTACTTATGTAATTAA